Sequence from the Amaranthus tricolor cultivar Red isolate AtriRed21 chromosome 1, ASM2621246v1, whole genome shotgun sequence genome:
TCGAACCCCAACAAATTTCCCTTCTTGATcatacaacacaattgattGTAGGTCACGAGCAAGCATTGATCTGcataaacaaataatataaaaatttccaAATAGTAGATGTAGACTTTTGGTACACGTGATTTTTATATCAAAAGATTGCGATGTAAAAGTGCTTCTTGTAAATTTTAAGAATCTCAAAGGAACCTGATGCTAGAAACATGACATAATTTTGCTACACAAtaagaaaatatggttttgtgaTACTTTGCATATAAAGCAACTAAGTACTCACATTCCCTTTACATTCTGAGAATCGTCATTTCCAACTGGTAGAAAAGCTCCAAAAAGCTTTTTGTCACCATTCAGCTTCAGAGGAGCCATAGCCAAATTAAAAGGGCCTTCATCGTCTTTGAGAATCTGCAAAGCTGAGAAGCCCCAATCTGTTTGGTAGATGGTAATTCCACCATATCTCAAAGGGTCATTCACACTTATTGTTTTCCTGATCACCTCCTTCCCGTTAAGATCATATAGAGAAAGATCGGTGTGATATTGAGATACCTGTATAAATACAAGACATATAGAATCAAATAATCTCCTACAAAGCACTTAGCAGAAAGGTAGTGAAGTGTTTCGATGGTGCAGCAAAGATAGCATCACGATGGAAAGGATTTGAAAGGAGATGAAAAGTCTTACCAACCTCTCCGGTCTCATAATAGTCCATAGTAAATCTATTTACATGGACCTCTGTATTGAAAGTTTCAGTTGGATTCGAGAGGAATCCACTTGGACTAAGCACATCGCCCACAACAAAATTTAGTCCTTGAGGAACAGTAACGGAGCCTCTGAAGCTCCCGGTGGCACTAAGAGTTGCTCCAACCATTATCAGTAGCATAGCCAGGTGAACTCCAATCGGGGCATAACGCCCAGCCAGGCCCTTAAAAGCATACAAATATGGTCCTTTCAAGAACACCTACAGCAACAATATTCCACTAACATTATAAGAAGAGACGCTGAACCGATTCTTGCAAACGTAAAACTTGCAGTAATGTACCTCATATCCAGCTCCCATAAGAACAACACCCAAATCTTGAACAGAAGCTCTGGGAAGTTTTTCTGCAAAGTCCTGCTTGCAAATAGTCTCTGCAGACTTTAAGAAACCCCATCTGTCAAAAGTACACATAcactttaatatatttatatctaaGTTGGCTTCGAACAACAGTAAATTTAAAGAATCAAATTATTAGACCTTCGTGCGACCTTAACCAGGGGAATCTGGGTAGTGTAAGTACATGCCATTAAAGATGCCGCCAAAAGCCCCAAGGATCCAAGAAATATTGGCGATGAGAACATGTGGTCGAACCCAGGTGTTAGAACCCACCTCCAAGTAAAGAATCCGAGCAGAGGATGATCTTCTGGgtacttttgaaaataaaaatcaggAGCCTCACCTTGTTCAATGGCAGTCCCTGCAGTACAGATTCACTACACTTATGTCCCAAATAACATATTTCCCCTATTCTGTCCTTATACATTAGGCAATTGCTAAAGCATAAGGAACCGGAGTGGGTACAATTTTACATGATTTGCCACTAAGTGAACAACATTCAACACCAATACCAAAGCCTTGATCCCAAAAGATCGGTTTCACATATGAGTTCGTCAATCATCACAGATGACACCAATCATCTGTTACCATTCAACCCTACCTAGTGCAATATATTCTACTACTTATCCGAAGAGGCTAAGACAAAATCCATAAAAATTGAAATGATCAAACCCAGCAACATACTGCCATAGAAAACATATAGATAGTAGTAGAAATCTAAATTTCaatcaatatcattaatatcaaaattaaacACCCTCGAGTTCCACATTGAATCTACGAAATAATTTGCAACTAAATGAACAAtatacaacaacaatgccaaaactTTAAACCCAAAAGATGGGTCAACTACAAGAATGAAAAGTTTAACTTATGATTTATCATTCGTCACAGATGACAACACTCCACTCTTTCCATTCAACCATGCCTAGTGCAAATGTAATGTATTCTCGTACATATCCAGAGAGACTATAATGCAAAATCCCATGAAACTACAAAAAACAAGTAGAATGATCAAaccaagcaacaaaatcacagAAAACATATAATTTTACAATCAAATATCATGGAACACCCCCCAGAATCTTGCTTTAGCCTAgtaactaaattaaaaaataaaacacccCCAGTTCCAAATTGAACCCATCAAACAAAGAAACAACCAAGCACGATAAAACTTATGAGAAGAAGGGGAAAAAAGAGAAGTACCAAGTGCCATAAGGCCAGCAATGGCAAACATTTCACCAATAGCAAGAGGCAAATTTGACAAGAAAGCTAAACCCTTTTGAGGTAATCTCTTCAAAAACTTATTCATTGAAGAAGTTGGCTTTTTGGGTTGTGGAGAACCTTCCCCGCCATTATCACCTTCCTTTTTATCCTCTTTCAAAGATGGAGCACCATCAAAAAGTACATTTTTCTGGGAAACAGGCTTGTTCTTATCTTGTGGTACTTTGATTTTGCAACAAACCCTGAAAAATGTAATCTTATTGGGATTTTGTAAATTGGGTATGTAGGTTTTATGAAAGTGGTGAAAATGGAGGAATTTGAAGTTAGTGggttgatgaagatgaagggaTTTTGTAAAAATTGAATTTGAAGCTTTCATGTTTGGTGGGTTTCTTCAACTTGTGGAGGTTACTACAACTTCTTTTCGTATAAACCGTTATCTACTTATCCTTTCCATTGTTTGCCATGATTTAATGTTgtcttacattttttttttattttttttaatgaatgattacgaattacagttttaatgtttaatgcttttgcaaattacagtattaatattttttttgggacttataattttaaaaatagttttttgaTTACTATTCAAGCCAAGTAACCTATTCATTGACCACACTTTTATTCATCAATTTGagttctaatattttttttttttctcattcaatttccaattttttttaataaggcCAGTTTCCCACCCAATGAAATGAAAGAAACATCAAGAAATATGAGGTGGGTTAATAAGGCCAATGCTAGGTCCTAAGACCCAGAAAGATTCATCGTCTTTGTGAGACTAAGAGACAACACTACAGGTTGATAAGTATTATTAGAACAAGTCACACCTTTCCATTTATAAGGTGGTTTCACTATTAGCATCCCAATTTCTCAGATTATTGTATTCATCATCAAACTCATCTTTCAGCTTTAAAAGACAAAAACCCTCAGAATTGAAGTATTCAGACAAGAAAAATCCATTGGCAGAATTGAAATTTGgggttaacaaaaaaaaaaattgaatgagAAGATCAGAAATTAGCCTAACTAA
This genomic interval carries:
- the LOC130828528 gene encoding cytochrome c biogenesis protein CCS1, chloroplastic, with the translated sequence MKASNSIFTKSLHLHQPTNFKFLHFHHFHKTYIPNLQNPNKITFFRVCCKIKVPQDKNKPVSQKNVLFDGAPSLKEDKKEGDNGGEGSPQPKKPTSSMNKFLKRLPQKGLAFLSNLPLAIGEMFAIAGLMALGTAIEQGEAPDFYFQKYPEDHPLLGFFTWRWVLTPGFDHMFSSPIFLGSLGLLAASLMACTYTTQIPLVKVARRWGFLKSAETICKQDFAEKLPRASVQDLGVVLMGAGYEVFLKGPYLYAFKGLAGRYAPIGVHLAMLLIMVGATLSATGSFRGSVTVPQGLNFVVGDVLSPSGFLSNPTETFNTEVHVNRFTMDYYETGEVSQYHTDLSLYDLNGKEVIRKTISVNDPLRYGGITIYQTDWGFSALQILKDDEGPFNLAMAPLKLNGDKKLFGAFLPVGNDDSQNVKGISMLARDLQSIVLYDQEGKFVGVRRPNSNLPIEIDGIKIVIQDAIGSTGLELKTDPGVPIVYAGFGFLMLTTCISFLSHAQIWALQDGTTVVVGGKTNRAKGEFPAEMNRLLDRVPELLEKIQNNPSDSISG